A genomic stretch from Erigeron canadensis isolate Cc75 chromosome 9, C_canadensis_v1, whole genome shotgun sequence includes:
- the LOC122583496 gene encoding probable E3 ubiquitin-protein ligase ARI9, translating into MNNIIQISDDEQYAEVLQLQEALTHSSLTEDESSLTLLTSSSSSSVMESTESKNNYCGICMDSKNASEIFKNTNICSHMYCTECIRSHVATKIKENNLTTVTCPDPNCKSIIGPEVCKDILPKQVLEKWEDGLCESLIMATEKFYCPFKDCSAILVNDGGSVVTSSECPVCNRLFCAQCRVAWHCGLDCNEYMSLNENERDPSDLMLMDLAKSNKWKRCPNCNYIVERTSGCPHISCRCGHHFCYQCGKECNGNGRHTCSQT; encoded by the exons ATGAATAACATTATTCAAATCTCAGATGATGAGCAATATGCAGAAGTACTCCAACTTCAAGAAGCCCTGACTCACTCTTCTTTAACCGAAGACGAGTCGTCGTTAACTCTTTTGACATCCTCATCATCGTCGTCGGTTATGGAATCCACGGAGAGCAAAAACAACTACTGTGGCATTTGCATGGATAGCAAAAATGCATCAGAAATATTCAAAAACACAAACATTTGCAGTCATATGTATTGTACAGAATGCATTAGGAGCCACGTCGCtactaaaataaaagaaaacaacttAACAACCGTAACGTGTCCTGACCCTAATTGCAAAAGTATAATAGGACCTGAAGTCTGTAAAGACATTCTACCAAAACAAGTATTGGAAAAGTGGGAGGACGGTCTATGCGAGTCTCTGATCATGGCGACCGAGAAGTTCTACTGTCCGTTTAAGGACTGTTCTGCCATATTAGTGAATGATGGAGGATCAGTTGTGACATCTTCGGAATGCCCTGTTTGTAACCGTCTGTTTTGTGCACAGTGTAGAGTGGCATGGCATTGTGGGTTGGATTGTAACGAGTATATGAGTTTGAATGAAAACGAGCGAGATCCAAGTGATCTTATGTTGATGGATCTTGCAAAAAGCAACAAGTGGAAGAGGTGCCCTAACTGTAACTATATTGTTGAGAGAACCTCTGGCTGTCCGCATATTTCTTGCAG GTGCGGGCATCATTTTTGCTATCAGTGTGGCAAGGAGTGTAATGGAAATGGACGTCATACTTGTTCTCAAACCTGA
- the LOC122581507 gene encoding probable acyl-activating enzyme 16, chloroplastic produces the protein MTLLYMNSMSVSITSNNIFQSSYIHVRNPFCCRLRSNVNVKVNPRNVSFFKKKLVRDHISLCHGIPVSAEYKTETKQVRKYAPLLETPLLSENNAFTTELETIPDIWRSSAEKFGDRFALVDPHHDPPTYMTYKQVEQEILNFSEGLRVIGIKPCEKMALFADNSCRWLVSDQGIMATGAVNVVRGSRSSVEELLHIYNHSESVALVVDNPELYHRMAEAFNSKASVRFVILLWGEKSSVVSHLKEGIPAYSYKEIIDMGREHRSILVDSHDAREEYLYEPIKSDDLATLIYTSGTTGNPKGVMLTHSNILHQVNNLWDVVPAEPGDRFLSLLPPWHAYERSCGYFILSLGVEIVYTTATYLKDDLRNYQPQFMISVPLVFQTLYSGIQKQISTSSAIRKMVALSLIKISMAYMEFKNIYEGKCLSRTQKQPSYIVAILDWLYARAIAAILFPLHAIAKKIVYSKIHSSIGLSKAGICGGGSLPTHVDKFFEAIGTKIQVGYGLTESSPVIAARRPYCNVLSSVGPPIRHTEIKVVDDETGEDLPPGSRGIVKARGPMIMQGYYKNLTATKQAVDEDGWLYTGDIGWISTSHSVGRSRNSGGNIVLEGRAKDTIVLLTGENVEPEQLEEAAMRSSLIQQIVVFGQDQRRLGAIIVPNKEEVLSASKKLIESDSGAAELSKEKVAGLLSEELRKWTSDCSFQIGPILVIEEPFTIDSGLMTATLKIRRNQVVELYKDQIADLYK, from the exons ATGACATTATTGTACATGAATTCAATGTCTGTTTCGATCACATCAAACAACATTTTTCAATCTTCTTATATTCATGTCCGAAATCCATTTTGCTGTCGGTTAAGAAGTAATGTCAACGTTAAAGTCAACCCCAGAAATGTGtcttttttcaaaaagaaacttGTTCGTGATCATATTAGTTTGTGTCATGGAATTCCAGTTTCTGCCGAATATAAG ACGGAAACAAAGCAAGTTCGCAAGTATGCACCTCTCCTTGAAACTCCTTTACTGTCAGAGAATAATGCATTCACTACAGAATTAGAAACGATTCCTGACATTTGGAGGTCCTCAGCAGAAAAGTTTGGCGATCGGTTTGCATTGGTGGATCCACATCATGACCCTCCCACATATATGACTTACAAGCAG GTGGAGCAGGAGATATTAAACTTCTCTGAAGGTTTAAGAGTTATCGGAATCAAGCCATGTGAAAAGATGGCACTTTTTGCTGACAATTCCTGCCGGTGGCTTGTTTCTGATCAAG GTATTATGGCCACAGGAGCAGTAAATGTTGTGAGGGGATCTAGGTCGTCGGTGGAAGAGCTATTACACATCTATAATCATTCTGAAAG TGTTGCGCTTGTTGTGGATAACCCTGAATTATATCACCGGATGGCAGAGGCCTTTAATTCCAAGGCATCTGTTAGATTTGTCATCTTACTTTGGGGGGAAAAATCATCCGTTGTTAGCCATTTGAAGGAGGGAATTCCTGCATATAGCTATAAGGAGATCATAGATATGGGTCGTGAACATCGTTCAATTTTGGTTGATTCACACGATGCCC gTGAGGAGTATCTTTATGAGCCTATAAAGTCTGATGACCTTGCTACTCTTATATACACAAGCGGGACCACCGGTAACCCAAAAGGAGTAATGCTTACACATAGTAATATTTTGCACCAG GTTAATAATTTGTGGGACGTTGTCCCTGCTGAGCCTGGGGATAGATTTCTAAGCCTGCTTCCACCTTGGCATGCATATGAACGTTCATGCGGGTATTTCATACTTTCTTTGGGAGTTGAGATAGTATACACCACTGCAACATACTTAAAG GATGATTTGCGAAATTATCAGCCACAATTTATGATTTCTGTCCCTCTAGTATTTCAAACTCTATACAG TGGGATCCAGAAACAGATATCCACCAGCTCTGCCATCCGTAAGATGGTTGCATTATCATTGATTAAGATCAGTATGGCTTATATGGAGTTCAAAAACATATATGAG GGTAAATGTTTGTCAAGAACTCAGAAGCAACCTTCTTACATCGTTGCAATATTAGATTGGCTGTATGCACGCGCTATTGCTGCAATTTTGTTTCCGTTGCATGCAATCGCAAAGAAGATTGTGTACAGTAAAATTCACTCATCTATTGGGCTTTCAAAG GCTGGAATATGTGGAGGTGGTAGCTTGCCTACGCACGTTGACAAGTTCTTTGAG GCAATTGGCACAAAAATTCAAGTTGGATATGGATTAACAGAGTCATCTCCTGTTATAGCTGCTCGGCGACCATATTGCAAT GTACTTAGCTCAGTTGGGCCTCCAATTCGGCATACAGAAATAAAAGTTGTTGATGATGAAACGGGTGAAGATCTTCCTCCTGGTTCAAGGGGGATTGTCAAAGCCAGGGGACCGATGATCATGCAAGGTTATTATAAG AATCTAACTGCTACAAAACAAGCCGTAGATGAGGACGGCTGGTTATACACTGGGGATATTGGATGGATTTCCACTTCCCATTCAGTAGGCCGAAGTCGTAATTCTGGTGGCAATATTGTTCTTGAAGGGCGTGCCAAGGACACTATTGTCCTTTTAACAG GGGAAAACGTTGAACCAGAACAGCTGGAAGAAGCTGCCATGAGAAGTAGTTTAATTCAACAGATTGTTGTCTTTGGCCAG GATCAACGTCGTCTGGGAGCTATCATCGTTCCAAACAAGGAAGAAGTTCTATCGGCATCAAAAAAATTGATTGAATCAGATTCTGGTGCTGCTGAACTTAGTAAGGAGAAAGTAGCTGGCTTGTTATCGGAAGAGCTTCGGAAATG GACTTCAGATTGCTCCTTTCAGATCGGACCCATTCTTGTAATCGAGGAGCCTTTTACG ATTGACAGTGGTTTGATGACTGCAACCCTGAAGATCCGGAGGAACCAAGTTGTGGAACTATATAAAGACCAGATAGCTGATCTATACAAGTAA